The following are encoded together in the Thermoflexus hugenholtzii JAD2 genome:
- a CDS encoding GAF domain-containing protein — protein MSRLWLWLDRYLPRRLTTRLILALVILVVSAGVITTGILNALLVRTLRAELIRSGQSLTRALGENLANALAEMDLVTVQELLNAVVRENGDVIYAFAVAPDGRVVHTFPDGFPADLLRLIPARPESAGEGLLLKTERGLVRDFAYRPLDGIPAEIHVGLSEARIVALQAWVTRFLIGLTALGCLVAAGMAYSFGRVVVFPLVELARQAQRLGQGHLDERVHLPPGGEIGDLARAFNQMADEIQQAIRRLQDSEAGYRNLLMAASAVGEGIALIGAEGPEEGKLLFVNEAFARQLGCRPEELLGLNAASILPPRSVEIASRLWQSLRQGQPVAPVELVVTDREGRSRVLETMGTRIRYQGRWVLVWFARDITERKAREEALRRRNRELMALNAVALAMGESLPPDRLLQRVLQQVLNALELQVGWICMLDEADQPYLAIWYGPELLSVPSMESLFSFPVCRCGQVLRDGRPAVVGASESACAVYRIRSLLGMPLVCHAAVPIPIGGRVRGVLGVAAEDLEAFNEAEMALLVTVGQQIGLALENAQLWEELRRKERIRGELLARLMRAQEEERLRIARELHDGIGQSLSALVFGLNAVSLALTQAPSEVPRLLDRLKISASETIRELQTIIYDLRPTLLDDLGLIQALKWYTRERLEARDVRVIFEIPEHVPRLPPEIETALFRIAQEAITNICKHAEATEARIRLALQPGWVELEIADNGIGFVWSEVQKGDGARRGWGLLGIQERVELLGGEMKIESAPGQGTRLRVRLPMGG, from the coding sequence ATGAGTCGTCTCTGGTTGTGGCTGGACCGCTATCTGCCTCGGCGCTTGACCACGCGCCTCATCCTGGCGCTGGTGATCCTGGTGGTGTCCGCGGGGGTCATCACCACGGGCATCCTCAACGCGCTGCTCGTTCGCACCCTGCGGGCGGAGCTGATCCGCAGCGGGCAGTCCCTGACGCGGGCGCTGGGGGAGAACCTGGCCAACGCCCTGGCGGAGATGGATCTGGTCACGGTCCAGGAGCTCCTGAACGCCGTCGTCCGGGAGAACGGCGATGTGATCTACGCCTTCGCGGTCGCCCCGGACGGGCGGGTGGTGCACACGTTCCCGGACGGCTTCCCGGCCGATTTGCTGCGGCTGATCCCCGCTCGCCCCGAGTCCGCGGGTGAAGGCCTCTTGTTGAAGACCGAACGCGGCCTGGTACGGGACTTCGCCTACCGGCCGCTGGATGGGATCCCGGCGGAGATCCATGTGGGCCTCAGCGAGGCGCGCATCGTCGCGTTGCAGGCCTGGGTGACCCGCTTTCTGATCGGACTGACCGCCCTCGGCTGTCTGGTCGCGGCCGGGATGGCCTACAGTTTCGGCCGCGTGGTGGTTTTCCCTCTGGTGGAGCTGGCCCGTCAGGCTCAGCGTCTGGGCCAAGGTCACCTCGATGAGCGGGTCCATCTGCCGCCCGGCGGGGAGATCGGGGATCTCGCCCGTGCCTTCAACCAGATGGCGGATGAGATCCAGCAAGCGATCCGTCGGCTGCAGGATTCCGAGGCGGGCTATCGCAACCTCTTGATGGCGGCCAGCGCGGTGGGCGAGGGCATCGCCCTGATCGGGGCGGAGGGCCCGGAGGAGGGGAAGCTGCTCTTCGTCAACGAGGCCTTCGCCCGCCAGCTGGGCTGCCGGCCGGAGGAGCTCCTCGGGTTGAACGCGGCCAGCATCCTGCCTCCCCGTTCGGTGGAGATCGCCTCCCGGCTCTGGCAGAGCCTCCGCCAGGGGCAGCCCGTCGCCCCGGTCGAGCTGGTGGTGACCGACCGGGAGGGTCGATCTCGTGTCCTGGAGACCATGGGGACCCGCATCCGCTATCAAGGCCGATGGGTCCTGGTCTGGTTCGCCCGGGACATCACCGAGCGCAAGGCGCGGGAGGAGGCCCTCCGCCGTCGGAACCGCGAGCTGATGGCGCTGAACGCGGTGGCCCTGGCCATGGGGGAGTCCCTCCCGCCGGACCGCCTTCTACAGCGCGTTCTGCAACAGGTTCTGAACGCCCTGGAGCTCCAGGTGGGTTGGATCTGCATGCTGGATGAGGCGGATCAGCCCTATCTGGCCATCTGGTACGGCCCGGAGCTGCTGTCGGTCCCTTCGATGGAGTCGCTGTTCAGCTTCCCGGTGTGCCGTTGCGGCCAGGTGTTACGGGATGGGCGGCCGGCGGTGGTGGGGGCCTCGGAATCGGCCTGCGCCGTATATCGCATCCGTTCGCTGCTCGGGATGCCTCTGGTCTGCCATGCCGCGGTGCCGATCCCGATCGGAGGGCGCGTCCGCGGGGTTCTGGGGGTGGCCGCGGAGGATCTGGAGGCGTTCAACGAGGCGGAGATGGCGCTGCTGGTGACCGTGGGGCAGCAGATCGGCCTGGCCCTGGAGAACGCCCAGCTCTGGGAGGAACTGCGTCGCAAGGAGAGGATCCGCGGGGAGCTGCTGGCTCGCCTGATGCGCGCCCAGGAGGAGGAGCGCCTCCGCATCGCCCGCGAGCTTCACGATGGGATCGGCCAGTCCCTGAGCGCGCTGGTCTTCGGGCTGAACGCGGTCAGCCTGGCCCTCACCCAGGCGCCCTCGGAGGTGCCCCGGTTGCTGGATCGTCTGAAGATCTCCGCCAGCGAGACCATCCGGGAGCTTCAGACGATCATCTATGATCTGCGCCCCACGCTTCTGGACGACCTGGGCCTGATCCAGGCCCTGAAATGGTATACCCGGGAGCGCCTTGAGGCGCGCGACGTCCGCGTGATCTTCGAGATCCCGGAGCACGTTCCGCGCCTCCCCCCTGAGATCGAAACGGCGCTCTTTCGGATCGCCCAAGAGGCCATCACGAACATCTGCAAGCATGCGGAGGCGACCGAGGCGCGCATCCGCCTCGCGTTGCAGCCGGGATGGGTGGAGCTCGAGATCGCGGACAATGGGATCGGCTTCGTCTGGTCAGAGGTCCAGAAGGGGGATGGCGCCCGCCGAGGGTGGGGGCTGCTCGGGATCCAGGAACGGGTGGAGTTGCTGGGCGGGGAGATGAAGATCGAAAGCGCGCCCGGGCAGGGGACACGCCTTCGGGTTCGCCTGCCGATGGGAGGGTAG